The following proteins are co-located in the Equus caballus isolate H_3958 breed thoroughbred chromosome 15, TB-T2T, whole genome shotgun sequence genome:
- the CHCHD5 gene encoding coiled-coil-helix-coiled-coil-helix domain-containing protein 5 isoform X1: MPHRQAALEVTARYCGRELEQYGQCVAAKPETWQRDCHHLKMSIARCTSSHPIIRQIRQACAEPFEAFEECLRQNEAAVGNCAEHVRRFLQCAEQVQPPHSPSTVEAQPLPAS; encoded by the exons ATGCCCCACAGGCAGGCGGCCCTGGAGGTCACTGCACGCTACTGTGGCCGGGAGCTGGAGCAGTATGGCCAGTGTGTGGCAGCGAAGCCTGAGACATGGCAGAGAGACTGTCACCACCTTAAGATGAGCATCGCTCGATGCACATCCTCCCA CCCAATCATCCGTCAGATCCGCCAGGCCTGTGCTGAGCCTTTTGAGGCCTTTGAGGAGTGTCTTCGACAGAATGAGGCAGCAGTGGGAAACTGTGCAGAGCATGTACGCCGCTTCCTGCAGTGTGCTGAGCAGGTGCAACCGCCACATTCACCCTCGACTGTGGAG GCACAGCCACTTCCCGCCTCCTGA
- the CHCHD5 gene encoding coiled-coil-helix-coiled-coil-helix domain-containing protein 5 isoform X2: protein MQAALEVTARYCGRELEQYGQCVAAKPETWQRDCHHLKMSIARCTSSHPIIRQIRQACAEPFEAFEECLRQNEAAVGNCAEHVRRFLQCAEQVQPPHSPSTVEAQPLPAS, encoded by the exons AT GCAGGCGGCCCTGGAGGTCACTGCACGCTACTGTGGCCGGGAGCTGGAGCAGTATGGCCAGTGTGTGGCAGCGAAGCCTGAGACATGGCAGAGAGACTGTCACCACCTTAAGATGAGCATCGCTCGATGCACATCCTCCCA CCCAATCATCCGTCAGATCCGCCAGGCCTGTGCTGAGCCTTTTGAGGCCTTTGAGGAGTGTCTTCGACAGAATGAGGCAGCAGTGGGAAACTGTGCAGAGCATGTACGCCGCTTCCTGCAGTGTGCTGAGCAGGTGCAACCGCCACATTCACCCTCGACTGTGGAG GCACAGCCACTTCCCGCCTCCTGA